CTAATAGGAAAAGAAAGCGGCATATCTGCTGCTTTCTTTTTTTGTTAAAACAAAAATAAACAAAACAATTCAAAAACAAACCGATATCATATATAATGAAAGCGGATACAAATAAAAGGGGATGGAGGAATATCAAGATGGTGAAACATGTATGGGATGCAAAGCAAGCTGCACAGCTGCCAAAAGGTGTAGAGGAATTGGTGTACAGATCCAATCTGATCGGGTCAGATCGGACTGTCTGCAACTGGGGCGGCGGGAATACATCTATGAAAACAACGGAAAAGGATTTCAGAGGCCGTGAAACAGAAGTCATGTGGGTGAAAGGAAGCGGTTCGGATTTGGCAACAATGAAAGCGCATAACTTTACCGGTTTATCATTAGATGACATCCGCCCGCTGATTGAAAGGGAACAAATGTCAGATGAAGAAATGGTAGACTACTTGTCTCATTGTATGATAGACAGCAAACATCCCCGCCCTTCAATTGAAACGCTGTTACACGCTTTTCTGCCATTCAATCATGTTGACCATACCCACCCCGATGCGATTATCAGCATATGCTGCGCTGATAATGGAAAACAAATCGCCAAAGACATATACGGAAACCGGTTTGTATGGGTGCCATACGTACGCCCCGGATTTACATTATCTAAAATGATCGCTGAAGGCGTAGCGAACAATCCCAACGCCGAGCTTGTGTTAATGGAAAAACACGGCTTAGTCACCTGGGGAGAGACGTCTGAAGCATGTTATGAAAAAACGATATCTATCATTCAAGAAGCCGAGCAGTATATTAATGACCGTATCAATCCAAATGAGATATTTGGAGGCAAAAGGTATCAGCCGTTGCCGGAAGATCAAAGAAAACAAATCTTGGCAGACATCATGCCTGTAATCAGAGGCGCTGTAAGTGAAGAGAAGAAAATGATCCTTTCCTATGATGATCATGACAATGTCTTGGAATTTGTAAATAGTGTTCAAGCATCGGCACTCTCGCAAATCGGTGCGGCATGCCCGGATCACCTTGTTCATACAAAGCGGGTTCCGCTGTACATTGAGTGGAATCCCGAAACCCACGATGTGCATAAGCTGGCGGATCTGATCAAGTCAGGGGTCGAGCGTTTTTCATCAGATTATCATGCTTACTTTACCCGCAATCAGCAGGAAGGAGACCAAATCTTCGAATCAGCTCCGCGGGTGATCTTGATTCCCGGCATCGGAATGGTGAACACGGGGAAAAGTTACGCCATGTCTAAAGTGAGCGGCGCTTTATACCGAAGGGCTATTGCTGTTATGAAAGGATCAACAGCTCTGGGGCAATTTGTTTCTTTAAATGAAAATGAATCTTATCATGTCGAATATTGGCCGCTCGAATTATATAAGCTCACGCTCGCTCCGCCGGAAGCGGAATTTTCCCGTAAAGTAGCGTTGGTAACAGGAGGAGCCGGCGGCATCGGAAGTGCAGCGTGCCGGCGCTTTGCAGCTGAAGGAGGACACGTGATTGCCGCTGACCTAAATATAGAAGGTGCGAAGAAAATTGCCGGGGAAATAAACGAGGCATACGGAGAAGGAAGGGCAATGGCTGTCAAAATGGACGTGACAAAGGAAGAGGAAGTAAAGTCAGCCTTTGAACAAGCGGCACTTGCTTACGGCGGGATTGATATTGTCGTCAATAATGCCGGACTGGCCACTTCAAGCCCGTTTGACGAAACAAGTCTAAAAGAATGGAATCTTAATATGAATGTATTAGGAACAGGCTATTTTCTTGTGGCGCGTGAAGCGTTTAAACAAATGAAACAGCAAAACAGAGGCGGAAGCATGGTATTTGTCGGATCGAAAAATTCAGTTTATGCGGGGAAAAACGCCGCTGCCTACAGCTCGGTAAAAGCGCTTGAAACCCATTTGGCAAGATGTATCGCAGCAGAAGGCGGAGAATATGGCATTCGGGTCAATTCTGTTTTGCCTGATGCGGTTCTTCAAGGTTCGGCAATCTGGGGATCAAGCTGGCGGGAGGAACGGGCCGCAGCGTACGGAATTGAACCAGAAGAGCTTGAGGAACATTATCGGAAACGCACCGCTCTGCTCGTCAATATTTACCCGCGGGATATTGCCGAAGCCATCGCATTCTTCGCTTCTTCTAAAACCGAAAAAACCACGGGCTGCATGATCACGGTAGACGGCGGTGTTCCTGCTGCTTTCACGCGTTAGACGTATGCTATGATAGAAAAACAATAAGACGGATTACGATATGAGGAAGGACGTTACCGATGCTAGTAGCAGAACGGCAGCAAAAAATAGTGGAAATAGTGAATATGCGTTCAAGCATCCGCGTATCCGAATTAAGTGACATGTTTTCTGTCACAGAAGAAACCATTCGGCGCGACCTTGAGAAGCTTGAGAAAGAACATAAACTGAGCCGGAGCCACGGAGGAGCGGTCAGTATTCAGCAGCAAGAATCAGAAATTCATTTTTCTGAACGGGAAATCACAAATGTCACAGAAAAAAAAGCCATCGCTCACGAAGCGGCCAAATACGTAAAGAGCGGAGACCGAATCATTCTTGACGCAAGCACCACCGCCTGGCACATGGCGAAAATACTTCCTGATATTGAGCTCACCGTTATTACAAACTCAATGAAGGCTGCTATTGAACTTAGCAATAAAGAAAACATCTCAGTTATTTCAACAGGCGGCATTTTGCTGGCAAAATCATTATCGTTTGCAGGACCGTTAGCAGAGCGTTCGCTTGAGACCTATCATGTCAACAAAACCTTTCTCTCATGTAAAGGATTTGACATAAATAACGGAATGAGTGACTCAAATGAGTGGCAGGCATTGCTAAAAAAACGGATGATCGAAAGGTCTGACCAAACCATTTTAATGGCCGATTCAAGCAAATGGGGGAACCGCGAGTTTTCACATATCGCCTCGCTCAAGGATATCAGCCGCCTAATTACTGATGCCGGACTTGATCCATTATCGGTAAAAGCGCTAGAGGAAAAAAAGGTGATAGTGACAGCTGTTCCCCTTCCGAAGAGAGGGTGAAAGAATGATTTATACTGCCATTGATGTAGGCGCGTCAAGCGGGAGAGTCATGGTAGGAGAGCTGAAGGAAGGGAAGCTTGACATACAAGAGGTTCACAGATTCGCTAACGGTTTCATTCAAAGAGAAGGACATTGTTTTTGGGATATAGATCATTTGCTAAAACAAATTCTGCAAGGGCTGCAAAAGGTGAAAGCGCTTGGGCATGAACGATGCACCGTCGGCATTGATACATGGGCTGTCGATTATGTCTTGCTGGACGAAAAAGGAAATCGTTTGCGGGAAGTGATATCCTACCGGGATGGAAGAACAGATCACACAATAGGCAAACTGGAACGAACCCTGTCAAGAGACATCATCTATCAAAAAACAGGAATACAATTTCAGCCGTTTAACACGATGTATCAGTTGTATGAGGAAGACCGTGAGCTGTTGAAAGCAACAGATAAAATCATGATGGTTCCAGATTATTTAGGCTATTGTTTAACCGGAAAAGCTGTAACAGAAATCACAAATGCGTCGACAACACAGCTTTTAAACGTCTCAACCGGAAAGTTTGACCCTGAGTTGCTTGAAGCTGTGTCTGTTCACGAACAGCAATTTGCGCCACTGACTGAACCGGGGTGTGAGCTCGGAATGCTGAGAAATGATTGGTTTCCGGATTATGACCTGCCGGTTTGCAAGGTGATGACAGTCGCAACGCATGATACGGCCTCGGCGGTCATCGCGGCGCCGGGCATAAACGATAGCTGGGCGTATATCAGCAGTGGAACATGGTCGCTAATTGGGGTTGAAAACCAAACGCCGATATTAACCGATCTGGCTTTAAAAAACAACTATACAAATGAACGCGGGGCAAACAGCACCATTCGCTTTCTCAAAAACATTATCGGCATGTGGGTGATACAACAAGTCAGACAGCAATTACAAGCAGATTATTCTTTTCAGCAGCTTGCAGAAGAAGCCCGAAAAACAGAACCATTTCAGCAGTTTGTCAACTTAAATGATGAACGTTTTTTGAATCCAGACAGCATGATAGAGGAAATAGAACATTATTGCAGAGAAACCCGCCAAAAGCTTCCCCGCACTGCAGGTGACCTTGCCTGCTGCATCTACAGCAATTTAGCCATCATCTATGCGATAGCCATCAAAGAGCTGGAAACGATCACAGAAAAACCGATTGAGCAGCTTCATATCATCGGCGGCGGAGCCCGAAACGATTTCTTAAATCAATTAACAGCAGACATGAGCGGAAAAGCGGTATACGCAGGGCCTATAGAGGCAACCGCCATCGGAAATCTGCTGATGCAAATGATTGCTGCCAAAGAAGTCAAAGACATAAAAGAGGCCCGGCAAGCCGTCAGACATTCCTATCCGATCAAAGTATTTACACCTAACGACATTGACAGAGGCACGATCATTCAGTCATTTCAGCAAACTGTTTTGAAAGCGCTATCTAAAAGATGAAGAGGTGATCAGATTTGAAAAGAAAAGCCAGTATCATGTTTGTCCACAAAGACAAGTACGAGGAATACAAACAGCGGCATGATGACATTTGGCCGGAAATGGCAGAAGTACTCAAAGCCCACGGAGCGCACCATTATTCCATTTTTTTAGACGAGGAAACAGGCCGGTTATTTGCTTATCTAGAAATCGAAGATGAAGAAAGATGGAGAAAGATGGCGGACACAGAAGTTTGCCGGAGATGGTGGAAATCGATGTCGCCGTTCATGAAAACAAATCCAGATTTCAGTCCTGTTTCGATAGATCTTAAGGAAGTTTTTTATTTGGATTAAAAAACTGAAAAAGGGAGAGAGCCGCATGACCATAAAAGCCAATTATGATAGTGCAAAACAGGCGTATGAAAAATGGGGAATTGATGTTGAAGAGGCGCTTCGGCAATTAGAGCACGTGTCCATTTCAATCCACTGCTGGCAGGGGGATGACATAGAGGGCTTTGAAATAAATAAGGGCGAGCTTTCAGGCGGGATTGACGTGACCGGCAATTATCCCGGAAAAGCGCAAACCCCTGAAGAATTAAGAAGAGATTTGGAGAAGGCGCTTTCTCTCATTCCTGGGAAGCACCGCGTAAACCTGCATGCGATATACGCAGAAACAAACGGAGAAGCGATAGAACGGGACGAATTGAAGCCGTATCATTTTGAAAACTGGGTGAAATGGGCGAAAGATCTCGGTCTCGGTTTAGATTTTAATCCGACCTTGTTTTCGCATGAGAAAGCGGCTGACGGACTCACCCTTTCACACCCCGATCCGAACGTCAGGGAATTTTGGATCAGGCACTGCATCGCATGCCGGCGCATTGGGGAATACTTCGGGAAAGAACTAGGCACACCTTGCTTGACGAATATTTGGATTCCCGACGGATATAAGGATATCCCGAGTGACAGGCTGACACCGCGTATAAGATTAAAAGAATCATTGGATCGGATCTTTGCAGTGGAGGTCAGTGAACAACACAATCTTGATTCAGTCGAAAGCAAACTGTTCGGTCTTGGTTCCGAGTCATATGTTGTCGGCTCTCATGAATTTTATTTGGCCTACGCTTTAACGAATCAAAAGCTTTGTTTGCTGGATACAGGCCATTATCACCCGACTGAAACAGTATCAAACAAGATTTCGTCCATGCTGCTTTACACAGACAAACTCGCCTTGCACGTGTCCCGCCCCGTTCGTTGGGATAGCGACCATGTTGTGATTTTAGATGATGAATTGAGGGAAATCGCGCTTGAAATTGTACGTAATCAGGCTCTCGAGAAGGTCGCTATCGGCTTGGACTTTTTCGATGCCAGCATTAACCGTGTTGCCGCCTGGACCATCGGAACGAGAAATATGATCAAAGCTCTATTGTATGCATTGCTTCTCCCGAACGATTATTTAAAGCAATTGCAGGAAGAGGGCCGCTTTACAGAAAGGCTGGCGCTGATGGAGGAATTTAAAACATATCCTTTCGGTGCCGTCTGGGATTCCTACTGTGAACAAATGGGCGTACCGGTAAAAGAGGAATGGCTCGAGGATATAAAAGATTATGAACAACAAGTGCTTTTAAAAAGGAAGGCATCATCTCCGATTGTCTAATAAAAAAATCCGCCGCGGCATTGGCACGCGGGCGGATTTTTTTAGGCTTGATCAGCAGGGTACACAATTCCCATTTGCTTTCTTGCTTCTTCCATGATTTTCGCAGTGATCATGGACCGTTCAAATGTATTTTCTTCAGATTCCTGCTTGTTCTCTTTTATGAGCGTGACAAATTCTTCCGCTTCGTAGAACATCGCCGGTTTAGGATCGTGAATCGAAATGTTTTCCAGGCGGCCGTCGCGATAGCGGATTTCTACCCGTTCTGGCCGGTGAATCGTATCGATCACAATCGTCCCGTCTTCACCCTGGATTTCCGCGGGGGCATAGGAAGTGGATATTTTAGAATGCATCAGAACGGCTTCGAACCCGTCGTAAGACAGAATGACCGTTCCTTCTCCATCCACTCCGGTAGATAAAGCATATCCGTTCGCCTTCACATCCTGCGGCTCGCCAAACAGCACGACAGCAGGATAAATACAATAAATGCCGATATCCATTAAGGACCCGTTGGAAAGCTCAGGCTGAAATGCGTTCAAGACGGTTCCGTTTCTGAATGCGTCATACCGTGAGGAATACTGGCAGTAGCTTGCGGTAAATCTGCGGACGGTGCCGATTTTATGCAAGTGGTTTTTCAGCTCTTTGAAGTTTGGCAGGAAAGTGGTCTTCATTGCTTCCATAAGGACAACACCGTTTTTCTGAGCCGCTGAAATCATCTCTTCCGTTTCTTTTGTATTGGAAGCAAACGGCTTTTCGCAAAGCACATGCTTGCCATGGTTCATAAAGAGAACGGCCTGCTCCTTGTGAAGAGCATTGGGACTGGCTATGTATACAGCGTCAAAGCAATCGCTTGCCGCCATTTCCTGAAGGTTTGAGAAGGTGTGCTCAGCACCGTGTTTAGCGGCAAACTCGGCAGCTCGTTCAGCCGACCTTGAATAAACAGCTGTCAGCTGAACATCCTTTATTTCCGCTGCCGACTCAA
The Bacillus vallismortis genome window above contains:
- a CDS encoding bifunctional rhamnulose-1-phosphate aldolase/short-chain dehydrogenase, whose product is MVKHVWDAKQAAQLPKGVEELVYRSNLIGSDRTVCNWGGGNTSMKTTEKDFRGRETEVMWVKGSGSDLATMKAHNFTGLSLDDIRPLIEREQMSDEEMVDYLSHCMIDSKHPRPSIETLLHAFLPFNHVDHTHPDAIISICCADNGKQIAKDIYGNRFVWVPYVRPGFTLSKMIAEGVANNPNAELVLMEKHGLVTWGETSEACYEKTISIIQEAEQYINDRINPNEIFGGKRYQPLPEDQRKQILADIMPVIRGAVSEEKKMILSYDDHDNVLEFVNSVQASALSQIGAACPDHLVHTKRVPLYIEWNPETHDVHKLADLIKSGVERFSSDYHAYFTRNQQEGDQIFESAPRVILIPGIGMVNTGKSYAMSKVSGALYRRAIAVMKGSTALGQFVSLNENESYHVEYWPLELYKLTLAPPEAEFSRKVALVTGGAGGIGSAACRRFAAEGGHVIAADLNIEGAKKIAGEINEAYGEGRAMAVKMDVTKEEEVKSAFEQAALAYGGIDIVVNNAGLATSSPFDETSLKEWNLNMNVLGTGYFLVAREAFKQMKQQNRGGSMVFVGSKNSVYAGKNAAAYSSVKALETHLARCIAAEGGEYGIRVNSVLPDAVLQGSAIWGSSWREERAAAYGIEPEELEEHYRKRTALLVNIYPRDIAEAIAFFASSKTEKTTGCMITVDGGVPAAFTR
- the rhaR gene encoding rhamnose catabolism operon transcriptional regulator RhaR, with product MLVAERQQKIVEIVNMRSSIRVSELSDMFSVTEETIRRDLEKLEKEHKLSRSHGGAVSIQQQESEIHFSEREITNVTEKKAIAHEAAKYVKSGDRIILDASTTAWHMAKILPDIELTVITNSMKAAIELSNKENISVISTGGILLAKSLSFAGPLAERSLETYHVNKTFLSCKGFDINNGMSDSNEWQALLKKRMIERSDQTILMADSSKWGNREFSHIASLKDISRLITDAGLDPLSVKALEEKKVIVTAVPLPKRG
- the rhaB gene encoding rhamnulokinase, whose product is MIYTAIDVGASSGRVMVGELKEGKLDIQEVHRFANGFIQREGHCFWDIDHLLKQILQGLQKVKALGHERCTVGIDTWAVDYVLLDEKGNRLREVISYRDGRTDHTIGKLERTLSRDIIYQKTGIQFQPFNTMYQLYEEDRELLKATDKIMMVPDYLGYCLTGKAVTEITNASTTQLLNVSTGKFDPELLEAVSVHEQQFAPLTEPGCELGMLRNDWFPDYDLPVCKVMTVATHDTASAVIAAPGINDSWAYISSGTWSLIGVENQTPILTDLALKNNYTNERGANSTIRFLKNIIGMWVIQQVRQQLQADYSFQQLAEEARKTEPFQQFVNLNDERFLNPDSMIEEIEHYCRETRQKLPRTAGDLACCIYSNLAIIYAIAIKELETITEKPIEQLHIIGGGARNDFLNQLTADMSGKAVYAGPIEATAIGNLLMQMIAAKEVKDIKEARQAVRHSYPIKVFTPNDIDRGTIIQSFQQTVLKALSKR
- the rhaM gene encoding L-rhamnose mutarotase, which encodes MKRKASIMFVHKDKYEEYKQRHDDIWPEMAEVLKAHGAHHYSIFLDEETGRLFAYLEIEDEERWRKMADTEVCRRWWKSMSPFMKTNPDFSPVSIDLKEVFYLD
- the rhaA gene encoding L-rhamnose isomerase, with the translated sequence MTIKANYDSAKQAYEKWGIDVEEALRQLEHVSISIHCWQGDDIEGFEINKGELSGGIDVTGNYPGKAQTPEELRRDLEKALSLIPGKHRVNLHAIYAETNGEAIERDELKPYHFENWVKWAKDLGLGLDFNPTLFSHEKAADGLTLSHPDPNVREFWIRHCIACRRIGEYFGKELGTPCLTNIWIPDGYKDIPSDRLTPRIRLKESLDRIFAVEVSEQHNLDSVESKLFGLGSESYVVGSHEFYLAYALTNQKLCLLDTGHYHPTETVSNKISSMLLYTDKLALHVSRPVRWDSDHVVILDDELREIALEIVRNQALEKVAIGLDFFDASINRVAAWTIGTRNMIKALLYALLLPNDYLKQLQEEGRFTERLALMEEFKTYPFGAVWDSYCEQMGVPVKEEWLEDIKDYEQQVLLKRKASSPIV
- a CDS encoding Gfo/Idh/MocA family protein, which codes for MIRFAIIGTNWITDRFLESAAEIKDVQLTAVYSRSAERAAEFAAKHGAEHTFSNLQEMAASDCFDAVYIASPNALHKEQAVLFMNHGKHVLCEKPFASNTKETEEMISAAQKNGVVLMEAMKTTFLPNFKELKNHLHKIGTVRRFTASYCQYSSRYDAFRNGTVLNAFQPELSNGSLMDIGIYCIYPAVVLFGEPQDVKANGYALSTGVDGEGTVILSYDGFEAVLMHSKISTSYAPAEIQGEDGTIVIDTIHRPERVEIRYRDGRLENISIHDPKPAMFYEAEEFVTLIKENKQESEENTFERSMITAKIMEEARKQMGIVYPADQA